The genomic interval GCCGACGACGATCTGCCGGCCCTGAATGCCCTCGGCGAGCAGACCGCGATAGGCGGCCAGGGCGTCGTCGTGCGCCGCAGGGAACGGATGTTCGGGCGCCAGGCGGTAGTCGACCGCCACGGCCGTCGTGGCCGAGGCCCGGGCCAATTGGCTGATCAATTCGCGATGAGTGATCGGAGAGCCCAAGACGAACCCGCCGCCGTGCAGATAGAACAACACGCGGTCGGCCCGCGACTCGGGCAGGTGAAACCAGCCGACCGGCACTGGGCCGAGAGTGCCGTGGTCGAGGCGCAGGTCTTCCGGCGGAGAGGCCAGTGAAGAGCTGCGGACGAAATCGCGACGTAGCCGTTCGATCGGCGCTTGGTGATAGTCGGCCGGCCGGGCGCGAACGAACTGCAGCACGAAATTGAATTGCGGACTTGGCACGGGCAGGTACCGGCTACGAGTTCAGCTCGACGGCCTCTTCCCAGTGGGCGTAGAGCAGCGGCAGGGCCGCTTGCTGTTCGAGAAGTTCGGCATTCAGTTCCCGCACCTTGGCTCCCTGGCGCAGCGTGTCGGGATCGGCCAGCGCATCGTGAATGGCCTGGATACGGCCTTCGCGCTGGGCAATCTCGGCCTCAATCTCGGCCACCTTGCGATAAGGAAACTGCCGCTTTTTGCCAGGTGGCCTGGCCGCCCGCGTTTCGGTCTTGGGTTTGGCCGGGGCGGCTCGCCGCGGCTCGTCGTCGCTCGCGTGGGCCGCCAACTGGCTGAGGTGCAGATAGGTGTCGTAGTTGCCTTCGATCACCCGGACGCGTCCCCCTTCGACCGCCAGGATATGGTCGGCCACCCGGTTGAGAAAGTAGCGGTCGTGGCTGACGAACAGCACGGTGCCGTCGAAGCTGAGCAACGAACGCTCCAGCGCATCGCAGGCCCAAAGGTCGAGATGGTTGGTCGGCTCATCGAGGACCAGCAGGTTAACGTCGCTGGCGGCCAGGCGGGCCAGCGCCGCGCGGCTGCGCTCACCACCGCTGAGGCTGCTCACTCGTTTGAAGACGGCGTCGCCGACCAGGCCGAATCGGGCCAGAATGTCGCGGCGTTGCTGTAAGTTGAATTCCTTGCGCGGCGGCCGCACGGCCTCGACCACCTCGGTGTTCGGATCGAGCGTCGAGAGCAATTGATCGTAGTAGCCGATCGCCACGCCGGTGCCGAGGATCGCACGCCCCGCGTCGCAGGGCTCGGTGCCCAGCAGGCAGCGCAGTAGCGTCGTCTTGCCCGAGCCGTTCGGTCCGAGAATACCCCAACGCTGGCTGCGGAGGATGTCGAACGACACGTCGTTAAACAACGGGCGGCTGAATGCCTTGCTGAGATGTTCGGCACGAATCACGATGTCACCGCAGCGGGCCGCGGGAGGAAAGTTCATCACTGGCGCGGCGATTTCGCGCGGTGGGTCGACCCGTTCGACGCGCTCGAGCTTTTTCTTGCGGTCTTCGGCCTGCGCGTGCTTCTGGCCATAGTGATTGCGGCGGATGAAATCTTCGGTCTTGGCGATGTATTCCTGCTGCTTCTCAAACGTCCGCCGGGCCACCTTCAGCCGCTCCTCCTTGAGCTGCCAGTAGGCGGAAAAATTGCCGGGGTATGCGTCGACGGTCCCCTGGAACAACTCGAAGGTGCGGTTTGTTACTCGGTCGAGGAAGTAGCGATCGTGGCTGACCACGAGCAACGTCCGGTCGCTGTTGGCGAGAAAATCTTCGAGCCACCGCGTGGCTTCGAGATCGAGGTGATTCGACGGCTCGTCGAGCAGCATCAATTCGGGATCGTCGAGCAGCAGCTTGGCCAGCAGCAGCCGGTTCTTTTGTCCGCCGCTGAGCGTTGGCACTTGCTGCTCAAAGGTGCTGGACTGCAGTCCCAGGCCGTTCAAGATACGCTCGATCTTGTGGTCGAGGTGGTAGGCGCCGTGCTGCTGCAGCTCGTGGTGCAAGCGATCGTAGCGCTCGGCGAGTCGCTTGTGCTCGGTCGCGTCGGGTGTGGCCGCGAGGGCTGCTGCGGCCTGTTCCGCCTCGCGCAGCCGGTCGTGCCACACGCCCAGGGCGCTGGCTGCTTCTTCCCAGACGGTACGGTGCTGGTCGAACGTGGCATGCTGTTCGAGCAGCCCGAGCCGGGCTGTACGGTGCACTTCGACCCGGCCGGCATCTGGTTCCAAGCGGCCTGCGACGATTGACAGCAGGGTCGTCTTGCCCGCACCGTTGGGGCCGACCAGCCCGATCCGCTCGCCGGGCCGGATTTCGAACGTGCAGCCCGCCAGGACCGTTTGGCTGCCGTAGTGCTTCGTCACGTCGGCAACATCGAGCAGGATCATGGACGAATCGTGCGGACAGGGCGTAAGTAGCGGTCGAGACGATGGCGAACAACCAGTGCCGCTAGCCTAGTAGAACGCAAAGCGGGTATTCAAGGCAGTCGACCGGCAAGCTAGTGCTTGATCTCGATCCGGTAGACCCCGGGATGGCCGGGAAAAGTCGCCGCGATGATCAGCTCGCGGAATTCCCGGTGGGCCACGGCGGCCGAGAGCGATTCCTGGCTTTCCCACACGGTGATACTGACAAACGGGTACCAGGCGTCGTCGCCGACGCTGCGGTGCAGGCGCGCATCGAGAAACCCCGGCTGCTGTTTGAGCCAGCGAATGCGGCGATCCCACTGGTCCATGAACTCTTGCTCGCGCCCCGGCGCGACGAGGTAGGGGTTGATCACGCTCAGTGGTGCTGATTCGGAGTCGGCACTCGCGCGTTGCCGGCGATAATCGGCATGGCCCAGCTGGTTCCCGAAGCCGAGACGGTCGTAATAATTTTGGACGGCGCGAATCCGCTGGCCGTCGGTTTCGATCAAGGCCACACCGGGCAGGTCGAGCGCGCGTCCCGTGGCCGGATAGTCGCCCAAGGGGCCGGTGTTCGTGCCGCACATGCGATAGTGCAGCACCACGCGATCGGCTCCGCAGGGTTCGAGCAGGCCGACGTCGAAGCGAATGTCGGGCAAGCCGCGACAGGTGAGCTTGGCGTTCTGGGCCACGGCGAGTCCGCCGACAATCGGGTCGCGCAGCGAGGGGTCCTGGTACGCGCCGTGCTCGCCGAACAGGGCCGACATGGCCGCCCAATCGCGCTGTGCCCAAGCGTCGAGATACCGGCGAACGATGGCGACACGATCCATGCGGGCGCTACCCCCCCAGGAACTGCGCGGCCCGCTGTTGCCCCCGGCCGCGCAACAAGCAAGACAGGGTCCCGGCAGAATCTTAGCCGAGCGATCGCGCGGCGACCATCCGCCTGAGCCGGCAGGTCCACGGCGATTGCACGCCGTTCGGCTGCGCTGCATTTCTGGGGATGGACGGCCGCGCGCCGTAAGCAGAATATGGCACAATCGTCATCCCCGAACTTTCGCCGAACCATCCTTCCCGAGCAGCACGATGAGCATTTTTCGGTTCTCGCTGATTGGAACCCTGGCGCTGGCCCTGTGTGTACCGTCGCTCCACGCGGCCGACAACGAGCTGACCGCGGCCGAACAGGCCGCCGGCTGGCAGCTCTTGTTCAATGGCCGCGACCATACCGGCTGGTCGTGCAACACCGGCAAACCGATCGCGACGCCGATCGAAGACGGCTGCTTGCTGCCCTTTCAATCGGGGGGCTACATCATCGCCTACGAAAAGCCCTTCGGCGATTTCATCCTGAAGTGCGACGTCAAGATGAGCGACGGCGAGTGCAACTCGGGAATCTTTTTTCGCGTCGGCAACCTGAAGAACCCGATCTATACGGGCCTCGAAGTGCAGGTCTATGCGAGCCGCGACCTGGGCTATCACGACTTCGGGTCGATTTACGATCTGGCCAAGCCCTGGCACATGAATTGGAAGGACGGCGACTGGAACACAGTCGAAGTCACGTGCAAGGGACCGCTGGTCGTGGCGTCGGTCAACGGCGACGTGGTCTCGATGATCGACTGCGACGACTTTGCCGAACCCGGCAAACGGCCCGACGGATCGAAGCACAAGTTCATGAAAGCCATCAAGGACTTTCCGCGCTCCGGCTATCTCGGCTTTCAGGACCACGGCCACAAGGTCTGGTACAAGAACGTGAAGCTGTTGGAACTGCACGATTAACCACAGTTGGCGTCAAGGGCCTGAGAATTCGGCCCGGAGAAAGCCGGCCGCCTGGTCCCAGGCTTGGGCCGCGGCTGCAAAGTCGATTTGCATTGCGCGGACGGAGCGCGGCGAGGCCACGCGCGGATTGGGCGCGACTTGCGGATTCAACGGAATCTGGGCGCTCGCTCCAGCGGCCAGCCGCGCTTCGACGGCCGGGCTGAGCACGTAGTCGATCAGCCGTTGTGCGGCCGCGCGATGTGGGGCGCCGCGCAGCAGGCACACCGAGTTTGGCAAGAACAATGTGCCCAATTGGTCGGGGGCCTGGTCGGGATAGACGATTTCGACCGGCTGGCCTTGTTCGACCTCGATGATCGCGTCGTCCGTGTCGGTCAGGCCGAAATCGACCTGCCCGGAGGCGACGGCCTGGGCAACCTGCTTGTTGCCGGCCAGGATCTGCAGGCCGTTGGCGCGCAGGCGGCGAAAGAACCGTTCGGCAGAATCACGTCCCCAGGTGGCGAACAGGCAGGCCGCGTGCGTCGCCGTGGTGCCGAACAGCGGCTTGGCGATGGCGGCGCGGCCGCGCCAGCGAACGTCGGTCAAAGCCAGGATCGAATTGGGCCCCGCGCCGCGCTGGACCAGCTCGCGACGAACCAGGAGCACGCGCGCCCGTGCGGCAAAACCATGCCAACGCCCCGTCGGGTCGCGAAACGCAGCCGGGTATTGCTCGGCGCCCGGCGGCCGATAGACGTCGAGCAATCCGTGTTCTTGCAGGCGCAGCGTGTGCAGGATTTCGTTGTTCCAGAATACGTCGCAGCGCGGACGCGCGGCCTCGCTGATCAGGGCCTGGACGAGCCCCACCGTCTTGGTCGACTCGACGTCGTACTTCGCGGCGACCGGGATGCCGGTTTGGCGGGTGAATTCGTCGAAAACCGGCGCCGAAAACTCGCGGTCGAGCGCGCAGTAGACCACGACCGCTTCGCCCGAGCCCGCCGGGGCGACAAGCAGGAGCCAACGCGCGGCCAAGCCCAGGCCGATGAGTAACAGCGTCAGCACCAACCAACGTGAAATCTGCATAGGCAGGGCTCGCCAATCAACCGCGCGTCGTCAGGACTTGCTCTGCAGTTGAATGAAGCCGGACCAATCGGGCGGCACCTCGCGATTGTGCCGGGCGATGTAGACCATCAAGAAGTCCTTGGCCCGGTCGTCCGGCGGCACGTGGTGCAGCAACTGGTACGACTCGGCCCAGCGGCCGGCGAGCAACGCATCGAGCGCGGCCTCGTAGGCCGTGATGTGCTCGTCGGACAACCGCGGGTATTGGTCGGCAGGTGGCAGCAGCTCGCAAACCGTCAGCGAGCGATCGAGTCCATAGGGCTTGACGACCGCGAGCCGCCGACATCGCGCGACCTCGCGAGATACCTGCCCGCGCAGCACATCGCTCGTGATGTCGTCCATCAGGATCGGCACCTGCAAGATCTTGGTCATCCCTTCCAGGCGCGACGCGAGGTTCACGACGGGCCCGAACACGGTCACCTTGACCTGTTCCAGGGTGCCGATCTTGCCGGCGACGGCGCGGCCCGAGGCGATGCCGATTCCGACCTGAAACTTCGACAACGGATCTTCCGGCCGCCGGGCCGCGGCCTCGAATTCGGCGCGGATGGCCAACGCGGCGCGGCAGGCGCGCTCGGTGGCGTCGGCCTGCGCGAGCGGCCAGCCCCAGAACCCCATGGCTGCGTCGCCCTGGTAATCGCCGACCACGCCCCCTTGATCGAGGATGTGATGCGTCATCACTCCCAGCGCCAAGCTGACGCGATTGAGCAATCCCAACAGGTCGCCTTCCGACTGCTCGGCCCGGAGCGAAAAACCGCGCAAGTCGCAAAACAGCACTGTCACGTCGGTTTCGCGCGGCCGTAACACCACTTCGGGGTCTTCGCCGACCAGCGCATCGAGCACCGCCGGCGCGAAGAACTGGCTGAGCGACGCGTGCTGCCGCTGCATCCGCTTGACCTGCCGCAACGAACTCAGAATGGCCGCGACCAGCTCGGCGAACTTCAAGTCATCGCGCAGGTCGTTGGCATCCGACGGCGGCGTGTTGGTCGAGCCGATCGCCTCGTCGATAAACTGCCCGGCGACGTAAATGCCCAGCCCACGCCCTTCGATTTCCTTGACCGGGACGCAGAACGCCCAGTCGAAGTTTTCCATCATCGTCAGGGCCGTGACCGAGCCATCGCCGCTGCCGCCGCCGAGACCCCAGACGTGCAGCACGCTCTGCGCGCGCCGCACGGCCCGCAAGATCAGCCGCTCGCTTGGCTGAAAAGTCGTCCCGGTCGCGGCCCGGCGATCCCAATGCATGACGGACACGGCGGGCGTGCCATCGGCGGCAACCTCGACGTTAACCAGGGCCACGGCGCTGGCCCGCGCGACGCCGGTGAGCATCAGATTCACGAGCCGCACGTACAGCTCGTGATCGTCGGTGGCGCCGGAGATCACGTCGGGCAGGCGGCTGAGCACCTCGATGCGCTGATCGGCGTTGCGGAACTGGACGTGTTGCAGATATTGCGAGCTGAACGACTGCTCGCGCAACGGTTGGCGCAAGTCGAGCGAAACTTGTGCCCGATCGTCGGTCAGCGTGAACTTGGTCTGTCCGATGACGAAATGCTCGCCCGACCGCAATTCGAACCGGTTGGTCTCCTGTCCGCGGAGATAGATGGGGTTGCGTGACGTGGCCAGCCGTTCGACCGAGAGCGTGCCGTCGTGGTAGATGATCTCGGCATGGCGGCGCGAGATACGATCGTCCCAAGGGACGGCCCAGATGCCGGCGCTGCGGCCGAGCAGCAGTTTCTGGCCGACCGGCAACGGCCGGCGCCAGCGATGCTGAGGGTCTTTGCCCTCGGCGATCAGGTCGGCCACCTGAGACTCCCCTCGACGGATCGCACGACGATGCTTACTTGACGGATTAACTCTGCGACGCCGGCGACGGGTCTGCGCCGGTGCCGGGCGTCATACTGCCGCTGCCTAGCGTAGAGGCACTGCCCGTACGGAGCGAGCCCAAACCAATTGTACGCCGCAGCTTGCCGATCCAGCGCGATTGAGGCGCGTCGTCGAGCAGGATGATGGCAAAGCCCCACAGCAGCGTGACCAGCACCCCGACGACGCCCAATGCCGTCAAGCCCAGCCGCCGCAATCGAGGCCCGAGCGTGGCGATGGGGCGCGTAGCGGCCTGTTGGCGTTCCTGCACGATCACGGCCCAGCCCGTGTCGCGCATCTCTTCCGCGCGCTCGTCGACGATCACCGGCTCGACAGCCGCCAGCCAAACGCCCTGATACGTGCCCCCCACGGAATCGTAATACGTCGGCCGCAGCGCTAAGCGGCGCACTTTCTCGACCAGCTTCGGATCGACCGAGACCTGCTGCGGCAATCCGACGGGCGCGGGGGCGATCGTGTTGGCCGGCGCGTCGCTCGCGCTCGATTCGGCCTCTTGGCCCGACTTGCCGACCGATTCGGTGAGCGTGCCCTCCGGCGTGTCGGCCGCCGCCAGGTTGGAGAAGCTGCGCGCCTTGACGGCCTCGTCGGCACGTTGATTGGCAGCAATCAAGGCGAGTTTCAAAGGGCGTAGCTCTTCGATCCGGGCAATTTCGTCGTCGGTCAAATAGAGCTCGGGCGTGGGGCCGAAGTTGCCCCGCAGGTAGGCGGCGAGATAGGGGTGTTCGAGAATCGCCCCGCGCCTGCCGGCGGCGTCTTTGCGCGCGTCGACCAGCACGGCGACCTGGCCTTCGTTGGCCGTGTCTTCCGGGCTCAGCTCGGCAAAGCGTCCCAGCTCGATCGTCATGGCGATCACCCCCAGTACATGACGATCGGGCGTTTCCTTGGGTCCGCTCCAGACGCATGTGGAAAAGGCCACCATGCGGTTGTTAGTCGCGACGCTACGAAATACGTTCGAACGGTACGTCCGCTCGAGCGGCTTCAGATTGGGAGTGCCGGGCGGCAGGTCCTGGCCTTGGCCGTGAAAATAGTCGCGATAGGAGAAGTCGCGGTCGAGCGTCACTTTGTCGGCCGGGTAACGGGCAATCTGGATGCCTTTGCGGTCGGTGACGAACCAACTCGTGGCTCGTACCTCGGGATGCCGGACGGCCAAGCGGGTGAGCGCGTCTTGCAGGGCGCGCCGCGCGGGCGCCTCGATGGGCTGGTCTTGCGCCTCGCGCAACAGCTCGGTGAAATCCTCCTGCGCCGCTTGCTGCTCGATGATCTGCCAGCGGCGGTCGATCTGCCGAGCCACGGTTTCGGCGACGAACTGGGCGGCAAAGCGGTTGCTGTGCAGCGCTTTTTCGATGACCGCGGCCTGCGATTGGTCGATGGCGGCGCGAATGGCGTTCGAGGCGAAGAGCCAGATCACCGTCAGCAGCAGCACAGGCACCCCCGCGCCGAGCACCAACAGCGGCCGCTGGGCGCGGCGCATCCCGCGCAGATTGAGCGCGTCGAGTACGGCCTGGACGTTGGCGAATCGCTTATCGGGATCGACCGCCAGGCAACGCTCGATAATCTCGGCCAACGAGCGGTCGACGCCCGGCACTTTGCGGTGCTCGCGGGGTGGTGGCGATTGCTGGAGCATTCGCCGGTAGGTTTGCAATCGCTCCTCGAGTTCGCCGGCCGTACTCAGAGCGGTTTCCACATCGGCCGTTCGGTACGGCGCGTGACCGACGAGCATCGTGTAGAGCAATGCTCCCAGTGCGTAGACGTCCCAGCGGGCATGAGGCACCGCCCGCAGGTCGGCCTGCTCGGGTGCCATGTAGAACAGCGTGCCCAGCGAGGGTGTCTGATCGTGCGACAGGCGCGATTGGCCGAAATCGGCTAGCCGCGGATTGCCGTCGTGGTCCAGCAACACGTTGGCCGGCTTCAGGTCGCAATGCAGGATGCCCTTGCCGTGGGCATGCAGCAGCCCTGTGGCCACCTCGCGAAACAGCCGCAAGGCTTCATGCACGGGCAACGGGCCCTGCTTGGTCCGCTCTTCGAGCGCGCCTTGCGCCATGTATTCCATGACGTAGTAGGGCGGATCGGCGTCCCAGCCGACGTCGAGCAACTGTACGGCATAGCGGTCGGCAAACAGGAACCGCAGCTTCTCGACCTCGCGCGACAGCAGCGACCAATCGAGACCGCCGCGATGGGCATAAAACTTGATCGCCACCCGGCGGCCCGTGTTGCGGTTGGTCGCGGTCCAGACTTCGCCGAAGGCGCCGGCGCCCAAAAACCGCTCCGGCTCGTAGCCGGGGACGGTCGTGGGCGGGTGGTCGCGGGTCAGGCTCAGGTTCTGCGACCTGCCCCGGTCTTCCCGGTCTTGCTCGAGCGTGTGGTCGAGGGTCATCGCGAGAGGCAATGCTGCGAGATCACGGAGTCGGGGCCGGGCGGCGCTTGCGAGCAACGCGCGGGCGGTCCTCTGCCACTATACACGCTCCGGCTCGAGACCGACCAGCAACGTCTTGCCGTGCAAGCGTTTGGCGCAAGGTTCTCAGGCGCAATTCGAGAAGATACTCGCGTTGGCGCAGTGGGCTTGCAGGGATATCGTAGGGCGCGATGCCTGCTTCACAACGGCGAGAAACTTGGGAGGGTGCGGCGACTGCGCGGCTTGGATGCTGCGCGGCGCTGTGGGCTTGCGCCCTGGCCGCGGGCTGCTCGGGACGTCCGGCTCAGGTCGAGGCTCCGCGCGCCGCGGAGCAGCCCGTTCCGCAACGGATTCAGGCGCTCGGCCGGCTCGAACCGCGCGGCGGCATCGTCAATGTGGGTGGAACGACCGGCGACCGCGTGGCCAAGCTCGAGGTCCAAGCCGGAGACGAGGTCCGCGCCGGCCACGTGCTGGCCGTGCTCGACAGCTTCACAGTTCGCGACGCCCAGCGTCAGGCCGCGGCCGTCCAATTGGATGATGCACGGCGCAGGCTGGATACGGAGCTCGATTATGCCAAGCGCGCCCAGCAGGACGCGCAACTGGCCCGCGAACAGGCCCTGTTGGGCAAGACCGACGTCGAGGCCAGCGAGGCGCAGCTACGCGCGTTGACGGCTAGCCGCGATCAGGCCGTGCGCGATCTGGAGCGCCTGGAGAAAAGCGATCCGGAAGTCGTCTCGCAACAGGCCATCGAACACCAGCGCATGATGCTAAAAAGGGCGAACGAAGAGCTGGCCGCGGCACAATCGCAACATGCGAAGGTTCGGGCCAGCGTCGAGCTGGCGATCCGCGCGGCGGATTCGAAAGTGGCGACGGCCGAGAGCGCGTTGGCCCGCGTCGATGCGGCCGCAGCGATTCCCTCGCTCGAGGCGGCGCTCGCATTGGCCGAGGCCCAGCTGGCCGCTTCGCAGATCAAGGCCCCCGTGTCCGGCCGGGTGTTGAAGATTCTCACGCATCCCGGCGAGACGCTCGGGCAGCAACCGATCCTGCAACTGGCCGACACTTCGCAGATGGTGGCCATCGCCGAAGTGGACGAGACGGAAATTCGCTGGGTCAAGGTGGGGCAATGCGCCGAAATTCGCAGCCGGGCGTTTCCCAGCGACGTCGAACGGCTGACCGGGCGCGTCGTGTGGATCGGGCACACGGTGGCGAAGAACAGCCTGTTGATGCTCGATCCCACGCAAGTCCGCAGCGATGCCCGCGTCGTCGAGGTGCACGTGGCGCTGGATAGTCCCGCGGTGGCCGATCGGTTGATAAATCTGCAAGTGGACGTCGCGATTCTGGTGGCCGAACCGGCGCCAGGCGCGAAAGCCGAGATCTCTGTCTGGGAGCCACGCCCAGCGGCGCCACGCTAAGGAGCGATGCTTTGCTCCGCACGCCCCTGGCCTGGCTGAACCTGGTGCATGACAAGGCCCGCACCGCCGTGGCCTTGGCCGGCGTGGCCTTTGCCGTCGTATTGATCTTGATGCAGCTCGGATTTCTGGGCTCGGTCACGACGACGGCCACGATGATTTACGACCGGCTGAAGTTCGACGTGCTGTTGGTGTCAACCCAATACATCGATCTGAGATCGGCGGGCACCTTTCCCCGGCGGCGGCTGCAACAGGCAGCGGCGACCGAAGGAGTCGAGCGCGTCGAACCGTTGAACCTGGGCTTCAGCGTGTGGCGCAATCCCGAGACGCTCAAGGACCGCTGGATCTTGCTACTGGCGCCGCGCGACGGCGCGGAAACATTTGCGCTCGCGTACGACGAACGCCCGCCCTATGAAGCGCTCGCGCGGCCGGACCAGGTGCTCATCGATCGCCGCAGCCGCAAGGAATTCGGTCCGCAAGCTGCCGGCGTCGAAACCGAGGTGGGCGGCCAGCACATGACCATCGCCGGGCAATTCACGCTGGGCACTGGCTTTGCCGCCGACGGCGCGATCATGGTCGGGCCCGAGGGTTTTCTGCGGCTCTTGCCCTATCGCCGTGCCGAGACGGTCAACTTGGGGTTGATCCAGGTCGACGAGCGGTCGTCGCCCGAGGCCGTCGCCGCGCGGCTACGTGCGCGGCTGCCCGACGACGTGCTCGTGTATACCCGCGAGGCGATTAACGAGCGCGAGCGGCATTTCTGGCTCACGACGACCTCGGTCGGCACGATCTTCGGCCTCGGCGCGGGAATCGCAGTGCTGGTCGGCGTGGCAATCGTGTACCAGGTGCTGTCGAGCGACATCTCGAACCACAAGGCCGAGTATGCCACGCTCAAAGCGATGGGGTACGGTCCGCGTTACCTGTCCGGGATCATTCTCCAGCAGGCGGCCATCTTGGGCGTCGTCGGGTTTGTGCCCGGAATGTTGATCGCCTGGGGCGTGTACTCACTGGCCAACGTCGTGGCGAACGTTCCGATCGGCATGACGCCGGCGCGGGCCGTGTCGGTGTTGATCATGTCGGTGGTGATGTGTGGGGTCTCGGGCCTGGCGGCGCTGCGCAAGGTGCATGCGGCCGATCCGGCCGACTTGTTTTGAACGCGGCGAAGCGCAGGATAGAAAATCGAGCGGCGATGTTGCGGCGAACTCCCCTGGCCTGGAAAAACCTGACGCACGATCCGCGGCGACTGTTGATCGCCGCGGTGGGCATCGGTTTTGCCGTGCTGCTGATGACCACGCAGCTCGGGTTCTTGAACGCTATGTCCGACAGCAACGTCGAGCTGCTCGTCAAGCTGCGGGCCGACATCGTGCTGCGCAGCGGCAGCCGGTATACGCTGGCCCAGCGCAAAGGCTTTCCGCGCCGGCGGCTGGCGCAGGCCGCCGCGGTTCCCGGCGTGGTGGTCGCGTTGCCCTTGTATCTCGAACAGAATCTGTCGGTGTGGCGCAACCCAGCCGATGGCATCGATCGTGCGATTCGCGTGATTGGCGTCGACCTGGATCAAGAGCTGCTCGAACTCGACTGGCAGCCGGAGGTGCGCGACGCCCTGCGACGCCCGTTCACCCTAGCAAGCGACCGGCGTTCGAAGCGCGAGTTCGGCAACCTGGCCCCCGGGGCGGTCTCCGAGCTATCGGGCCAGCGGGCGGAGATCGTCGGGCAGTTTACGCTGGGCACGGACTTTCTGGCCGACGGCAGCCTGCTCACGAACCAGGACAACTTCGAGCGTTACTTTCCGCTGCGCAATCCGGACGGCGAAACGCTGGACGATGTCGACCTGGGGGTGGTGCGCGTGGCCGCCGACGCCGACCCGGACGAGGTCCTGGCCCGCTTGCGGCACATCTTGCCGGCCGACGTCGAAGCGCTGTCGAAGGACGCCATCGTGGCCGGCGAGCGCGAGTTCTGGCGCAAGAGTACGCCGATCGGCTTCGTCTTCGGGCTGGGCACGGCCATGGGGTTCCTGGTCGGCGTGATCATCTGCTACCAGGTGCTCTATACGGACATCGCCGACCACATGGCCGAGTTTGCCACGCTCAAAGCGATGGGCTATCGCGCGCGGTACTTCTTGCAGCTCGTGCTCGAAGAGTCGGTGCTGCTGTCGCTCTTTGGCTTTCTTCCCGGCATCCTGGTGAGCCTGGCCGTCTTCGGCTGGCTGGGCGACTGGACCGGGCTGCTGATGCGACTCACTCCGCCGCGGATGGCGACGGTGCTCGCGCTGACGATGCTGATGTGCATGGCCTCGGGGATGTTAGCGTTGCGAAAACTCATGGCGGCCGACCCGGCGGAGCTGTTTCGATGACCGATTCGTTCCTGGCACGATCGGCGGGCGGAGCGGGACCGCCGCTGCCTGCGCAGCCGCCTGTCAACGGCAACTTTTCGGTGGTCGTGCACGCGCTGAACCACTTTTTCGGCCAGGGCGAACTGCGCAAGCAGGTCCTGTTCGACAACGAGCTGCAGTTGCGGGCGGGCGAGATCGTGATCATGACGGGGCCGTCCGGCTCGGGCAAAACGACGTTGCTCACACTGATCGGCGGCCTGCGCACTGTGCAGCAAGGCAGCCTGCAAGTGGTCGGACAGGAAATGTGCGGGCTCGACGCCGAGGGGCTGGTGCGCGCCCGGCGCGGGATTGGGTTCATTTTTCAAGCGCACAACCTGTTCGGCTCGCTGACGGCGTTGCAAAACGTGCGCATGTCGCAGGAATTGACCGAACTGCCGCGCGCCGAGGCCGATCAACGGGCGGTCGACCTGCTGACCACGCTCGGACTGGGCCACCGCATTCACTACAAGCCGGCCCAGCTTTCAGGCGGCCAGCGGCAGCGCGTGGCGATCGCGCGGGCCCTGGCGAATCGGCCACGGCTGATCCTGGCCGACGAACCGACCGCGGCGCTCGACAAGCAGTCGGGCCGCGACGTCGTCGACTTG from Pirellulales bacterium carries:
- the devC gene encoding ABC transporter permease DevC, yielding MLRTPLAWLNLVHDKARTAVALAGVAFAVVLILMQLGFLGSVTTTATMIYDRLKFDVLLVSTQYIDLRSAGTFPRRRLQQAAATEGVERVEPLNLGFSVWRNPETLKDRWILLLAPRDGAETFALAYDERPPYEALARPDQVLIDRRSRKEFGPQAAGVETEVGGQHMTIAGQFTLGTGFAADGAIMVGPEGFLRLLPYRRAETVNLGLIQVDERSSPEAVAARLRARLPDDVLVYTREAINERERHFWLTTTSVGTIFGLGAGIAVLVGVAIVYQVLSSDISNHKAEYATLKAMGYGPRYLSGIILQQAAILGVVGFVPGMLIAWGVYSLANVVANVPIGMTPARAVSVLIMSVVMCGVSGLAALRKVHAADPADLF
- a CDS encoding ATP-binding cassette domain-containing protein, with the protein product MTDSFLARSAGGAGPPLPAQPPVNGNFSVVVHALNHFFGQGELRKQVLFDNELQLRAGEIVIMTGPSGSGKTTLLTLIGGLRTVQQGSLQVVGQEMCGLDAEGLVRARRGIGFIFQAHNLFGSLTALQNVRMSQELTELPRAEADQRAVDLLTTLGLGHRIHYKPAQLSGGQRQRVAIARALANRPRLILADEPTAALDKQSGRDVVDLLKRYASEHGTTILMVTHDNRILDVADRIVNMVDGRIISDVVVRESAAICEFLQKAGVFQGLTPKTLSEVADKTRL
- the devC gene encoding ABC transporter permease DevC, with amino-acid sequence MLRRTPLAWKNLTHDPRRLLIAAVGIGFAVLLMTTQLGFLNAMSDSNVELLVKLRADIVLRSGSRYTLAQRKGFPRRRLAQAAAVPGVVVALPLYLEQNLSVWRNPADGIDRAIRVIGVDLDQELLELDWQPEVRDALRRPFTLASDRRSKREFGNLAPGAVSELSGQRAEIVGQFTLGTDFLADGSLLTNQDNFERYFPLRNPDGETLDDVDLGVVRVAADADPDEVLARLRHILPADVEALSKDAIVAGEREFWRKSTPIGFVFGLGTAMGFLVGVIICYQVLYTDIADHMAEFATLKAMGYRARYFLQLVLEESVLLSLFGFLPGILVSLAVFGWLGDWTGLLMRLTPPRMATVLALTMLMCMASGMLALRKLMAADPAELFR